Proteins encoded together in one Microcaecilia unicolor chromosome 3, aMicUni1.1, whole genome shotgun sequence window:
- the UCN gene encoding urocortin, with the protein MKTTLLAFHVVYVLLLAHIPPSISRPADRNTYEGSYLNLNQMLSENNAQALLYFLKERFHRNFNGNPRVLVTLNRAPLTERFLPDHQISAKELSQVLNVLQSIFPERSSSAEEVLRSSFEEFSDRLKREDPPISIDLTFHILRQMIEIAKNQNQKQQAEQNRIIFDSLGK; encoded by the coding sequence ATGAAGACAACTCTTTTGGCTTTCCACGTGGTCTATGTTCTTCTTCTGGCTCATATTCCTCCCAGTATCAGTCGCCCAGCAGACAGAAACACCTACGAGGGATCCTATCTAAATCTCAATCAAATGCTGAGCGAAAACAACGCTCAAGcccttttgtactttttgaaggagaGGTTCCACAGGAATTTCAATGGAAATCCCAGGGTTCTGGTGACCCTGAACAGAGCTCCGCTCACAGAACGCTTTCTTCCCGATCACCAGATCTCGGCCAAGGAGCTGTCCCAGGTGCTGAACGTCCTGCAGTCCATCTTCCCAGAAAGAAGCTCCTCTGCCGAGGAAGTCCTCAGGAGCAGTTTCGAAGAGTTTTCTGACCGCCTCAAGCGAgaagaccctcccatttctatagATCTGACGTTTCACATTTTGAGACAAATGATTGAAATTGCGAAGAATCAAAATCAGAAGCAGCAGGCGGAGCAGAATCGCATCATCTTCGATTCACTGGGGAAATAA